The following proteins are co-located in the Triticum aestivum cultivar Chinese Spring chromosome 1A, IWGSC CS RefSeq v2.1, whole genome shotgun sequence genome:
- the LOC123052957 gene encoding receptor-like protein kinase FERONIA codes for MGGGPRCALLLLVAAAAAALVPAAWAQDPTAPAPSGAPFVPRDDILLDCGATGKGNDTDGREWRGDAGSKYAPPNLASADAGAQDPSVPQVPYLTARVSAAPFTYSFPLGPGRKFLRLHFYPANYSGRAAADAFFSVSVPAAKVTLLSNFSAYQTATAFNFAYLVREFSVNVTGPTLDLTFTPEKGRPNAYAFINGIEVVSSPDLFDLATPFFVTGDGNNQPFPMDPGAALQTMYRLNVGGQAISPSKDSGGARSWDDDTPYIYGAGAGVSYPNDPNVTITYPPSVPGYVAPLDVYATARSMGIDKGVNLAYNLTWIVQVDAGFTYLVRLHFCEIQSPIDKPNQRVFNIYLNNQTAVEGADVLQWVDPRSTGTPLYKDFVVGTVGSGIMDFWVALHPDIRNKPQYYDAILNGMEVFKLQLTNGSLAGPNPVPSADPAAHTGQGKKSSLVGPIAGGVIGGLAVLALGYCCFICKRRRKVAKDAGMSDGHSGWLPLSLYGNSHTSSSAKSHATGSIASSLPSNLCRHFSFAEIKAATKNFDESRILGVGGFGKVYQGEIDGGTTKVAIKRGNPLSEQGIHEFQTEIEMLSKLRHRHLVSLIGYCEDKNEMILVYDHMAHGTLREHLYKTQNAPLSWRQRLEICIGAARGLHYLHTGAKHTIIHRDVKTTNILLDEKWVAKVSDFGLSKTGPSMDHTHVSTVVKGSFGYLDPEYFRRQQLTEKSDVYSFGVVLFEVLCARPALNPTLAKEEVSLAEWALHCQKKGILDQIVDPYLKGKIVPQCFKKFAETAEKCVADNGIERPSMGDVLWNLEFALQMQESAEESGSFGCGMSDEEGAPLVMAGKKDPNDPSIDSSTTTTTTTSLSMGDQSVASIDSDGLTPSAVFSQIMNPKGR; via the coding sequence ATGGGAGGAGGCCCGAGATGCGCGCTCCTGCTGCtcgtggccgccgcggccgccgcgcttGTCCCCGCGGCGTGGGCGCAGGACCCGACCGCGCCGGCGCCCTCGGGGGCCCCCTTCGTGCCGCGGGACGACATCCTGCTCGACTGCGGCGCCACGGGGAAGGGCAACGACACGGACGGCCGGGAGTGGCGTGGCGACGCCGGCTCCAAGTACGCGCCGCCGAACCTCGCCTCCGCCGACGCGGGGGCGCAGGACCCCTCGGTGCCGCAGGTGCCCTACCTCACCGCGCGGGTCTCCGCGGCGCCCTTCACCTACTCCTTCCCGCTCGGCCCCGGCCGCAAGTTCCTCCGCCTGCACTTCTACCCGGCCAACtactccggccgcgccgccgccgacgccttctTCTCCGTCTCCGTCCCGGCAGCCAAGGTCACGCTCCTCTCCAACTTCAGCGCCTACCAGACCGCCACGGCGTTCAACTTCGCCTACCTCGTGCGCGAGTTCTCCGTCAACGTCACCGGCCCGACCCTCGACCTCACCTTCACCCCGGAGAAGGGGCGCCCCAACGCCTACGCCTTCATCAACGGCATCGAGGTCGTCTCCTCCCCGGATCTCTTCGACCTCGCCACACCGTTCTTCGTCACCGGTGACGGCAACAACCAGCCGTTCCCGATGGACCCCGGTGCTGCTCTGCAGACCATGTACCGGCTCAACGTCGGAGGCCAGGCCATCTCCCCTTCCAAGGACTCCGGCGGGGCTCGGTCATGGGACGACGACACGCCCTACATTTACGGTGCAGGGGCTGGGGTGTCGTACCCGAACGATCCCAATGTCACAATCACCTACCCTCCCAGTGTGCCGGGATATGTGGCGCCACTGGATGTCTATGCCACGGCGCGATCAATGGGGATAGACAAGGGTGTGAACTTGGCCTACAATCTCACCTGGATAGTGCAGGTGGATGCTGGGTTCACATACCTTGTGAGGCTCCATTTCTGCGAGATACAATCCCCAATTGATAAGCCGAATCAGCGGGTGTTCAACATTTACCTCAACAACCAGACTGCCGTGGAAGGTGCTGATGTGCTCCAGTGGGTGGATCCGCGTAGTACCGGTACCCCATTGTACAAGGATTTCGTGGTCGGCACTGTGGGTTCAGGGATTATGGATTTCTGGGTGGCTCTTCATCCGGATATACGGAACAAGCCACAGTACTATGATGCTATTCTCAATGGGATGGAGGTGTTCAAGCTGCAACTTACTAATGGGAGCCTCGCGGGGCCAAACCCTGTCCCAAGTGCTGATCCAGCGGCGCATACCGGGCAAGGGAAGAAGAGTTCGCTTGTCGGGCCTATTGCTGGTGGAGTAATTGGAGGTTTGGCAGTGCTTGCACTTGGATATTGCTGCTTCATTTGCAAGAGGCGGAGGAAAGTGGCCAAGGATGCCGGCATGAGTGATGGCCATTCTGGTTGGCTGCCGTTGTCGCTGTATGGCAATTCACACACTTCAAGCTCAGCCAAGTCGCATGCTACAGGGAGTATTGCTTCATCTTTGCCATCCAACCTGTGCCGCCATTTCTCCTTTGCAGAGATCAAGGCTGCAACGAAGAACTTTGACGAGTCACGGATCCTTGGTGTTGGTGGGTTCGGTAAAGTTTACCAGGGAGAGATCGATGGGGGCACAACTAAGGTGGCTATCAAGCGTGGCAACCCCTTGTCTGAGCAGGGCATACATGAGTTCCAGACTGAAATTGAAATGCTGTCAAAGCTCCGCCACCGCCATCTTGTGTCGTTGATTGGTTACTGCGAGGACAAGAATGAGATGATCCTGGTCTATGACCACATGGCCCATGGAACTCTGCGTGAGCACCTATACAAGACCCAGAATGCGCCGCTTAGCTGGAGGCAGCGTTTGGAGATCTGCATTGGTGCAGCCCGTGGGCTGCACTACCTTCACACCGGTGCAAAGCACACCATTATCCACCGTGATGTGAAGACCACAAACATCCTCCTGGATGAGAAATGGGTCGCCAAGGTTTCAGATTTTGGTCTGTCCAAGACTGGGCCGTCGATGGATCACACACATGTGAGCACAGTTGTCAAGGGCAGTTTCGGTTACCTAGATCCTGAATACTTCCGCAGGCAGCAGCTCACCGAGAAGTCTGATGTGTATTCATTTGGCGTGGTGCTGTTCGAGGTCCTCTGTGCTCGGCCTGCCTTGAACCCCACTCTTGCAAAGGAAGAAGTCAGCCTGGCAGAATGGGCATTGCACTGCCAGAAGAAGGGAATTCTGGATCAGATTGTTGATCCCTACCTAAAGGGAAAGATCGTTCCGCAGTGCTTCAAGAAGTTTGCCGAGACAGCTGAGAAGTGCGTTGCCGACAACGGCATCGAGCGCCCTTCGATGGGAGATGTGCTTTGGAACCTGGAGTTTGCTCTTCAGATGCAGGAAAGCGCGGAGGAGAGCGGAAGCTTCGGCTGTGGGATGTCGGATGAGGAGGGCGCTCCCCTGGTGATGGCTGGAAAGAAGGATCCCAATGACCCGTCAATCGATTCAAGCACCACCACGACCACGACAACTTCCCTAAGCATGGGCGACCAGAGCGTCGCGAGCATCGACTCGGACGGGCTGACGCCGAGCGCGGTCTTCTCGCAGATCATGAACCCCAAGGGGCGGTGA